A window from Bacillales bacterium encodes these proteins:
- a CDS encoding 3-hydroxyacyl-CoA dehydrogenase family protein, with translation GSFTSRPEKVIAMHFFNPVHKMPLVEIIRGLETSNETAEMAEQTAKQMGKETVVANEFPGFITSRISTLVGNEAFKMLEEGLARPEEIDKAIKLGLNYPMGPFELGDLVGLDTRLNNLNYLHETLGERFRPSPLLVKYVKAGRLGRKTGKGVYDYTKENE, from the coding sequence GGATCTTTTACCTCACGGCCGGAGAAGGTCATTGCGATGCACTTTTTTAACCCGGTTCATAAAATGCCGCTCGTCGAGATCATCCGTGGACTGGAAACGAGTAATGAAACGGCGGAAATGGCGGAGCAAACGGCAAAACAAATGGGCAAAGAAACCGTCGTCGCCAATGAATTCCCGGGCTTTATCACGAGCCGCATCAGCACGCTTGTCGGAAACGAAGCGTTCAAAATGCTTGAAGAAGGTTTGGCTCGCCCGGAAGAAATCGATAAAGCGATCAAGCTCGGGTTGAATTATCCGATGGGGCCGTTCGAGCTCGGCGATCTCGTCGGACTTGATACGCGCTTGAACAACTTAAATTATTTACATGAAACGCTCGGCGAGCGCTTCCGTCCTTCGCCGCTGCTTGTGAAATATGTGAAAGCCGGACGGTTGGGCCGGAAAACCGGCAAAGGCGTATACGATTACACGAAGGAGAATGAATGA